The DNA window CTTTAAGGATCGCAGTTCATGTCGAGGCCGCCCCGCCGTTATGCGCATTTTTTGTTTGCCGCCATACAGTCGGCTCTGACCAGTTTGATTGCTGCCGCTATCGCGAGCTTCAATCTCATCTGGGCAGGAGGATTTCTCGGACATTGGCTGCGGTCATGGGCGGTGGCGTGGATCATTATGCTTCCAGTGGTGATCGCAGCGGCACCCGCGATTTTGCGTCTGTCAAACCTCATGACTCGCCCGGACGCTGCGAGTCGTGGCTAATCTCGGCATGTACCTTTGATTATAGATCGAGCGAAACTTCCGAGAGCGGCATCGCACAGCATATGAGGGCGCGTCCCTCGGGCGGCGGATCGATCGGCTCCGGCTGATACCGAAGCCTCCCCTCGATGAGGCCACTTTCGCAATTGTGGCAGACGCCCGTGCGGCACGACCAGCGCACCGGGACTGAGCAGGCCTCAGCCAGTTCGAGAAGGCTGCCGTAGCTGAGATCCCATTGCGCGGTGATGCCGCTGCGCGTGAAGTTCACCTTGGGACCGGAGCCTCGGGTCGCCGGCAGGTGCGGCGGGACCGCTCGGGTATCGGCCGAGGTCGGGCCGGCGTTGAAGGCTTCGCTGTGAATTTGTTTGGGAGCAACTCCCCATCTTTTGAGACCAGCTCCGATGTCCTGCATGAAGCCGGCCGGCCCGCATAGATAAAATTCAGCGGTTGACGGCACGCCGTGCGTTTGAAGCACATCGACCCCCAGCCGGCCCTTTACATCGTAATCGATTCCCAGCCGCAGATCGTCGGCGGGTCGGCTATAGGCAACACATCCATTTCCGTGCGGCAGCTTCGCCAGAAGTTCACGCACTTCGTTTGCAAAGGGATGGTGTGAGGCATCGCGCGCGACGTGAAACCAGAATACGCTGCGGTCAGGCGAGGATTCCATGCTTCTCAGCATCGCGAGCACGGGCGTAATGCCGATACCCCCACTGACGAATACGACCGGAGCGGTTCCGTCCGCCATCACGAATGTCCCGCGGGGCGCGCTTACGTCGATCTTATCCGCCGTCCTGAGCCGATCGTGGATGAAGGTACTCGCGATGCCCCTGGGTTCGCGTTTCACGGCGATGCGGAATCTGCCGGGTGCGCCCCCAATGAGCGAGTAGTTTCGCAAGACCTTCCGTCCGTCGATCACGAGCTTCACGACGAGGTGCTGACCTGGAAGAGGGGCGGGCAGGGCCGTTCCGTCAGATGATGCGAACTCGATCGACCGGACGTCGTCGCTTTCCCGTTTAAGGGCGGTCACCTCAAGCGATCTGAAACCTTGCCACAGTGGCTCTGATGCAGTCGATGGCGCGAGCCCGGCATTACCTACGCCACCCTTTTCCGCCGCATCGAGCAGGGCGTTGATCGACCAACGCCAGCCCGGGCTGAGGGCGGCGATTTTCATCGCCCTGTGTAGATCCGCGACGGGGTGGTCGGACGTGTAGAGCAGGGCATCGATCTCAGCGACCGTCATGCGCTCGGGGCCGGTGACCAGTTTCTCGATCGTATCGCCGGCGCCGATGGAGCCTTCCTGGATAACGCGGAAATAAAAGCCGGGCCTGCGATGCGCGACAACCATCGCAGGCATCTGCGGATGATCCATTCGTATGCCGAGCCTGTAGCAGGTGACGCGGGGCTGTGAGATCTCGAAGACCGCGCCGCCGATCCGGTAGCGGTCGCCGATGCAGACTTCGGAATCGGAAAGACCCTCGACGGTCAGGTTTTCACCGAACTGTCCATGCACGAAGTCCGAACGACCGAGGACCCTCTCCCAATAGCGATAGGAATCCATTTGGTAGACCATCAACGCCCGCTGTTCGCCTCCGTGGCCGGACAAGTCAGCCTGACCGTCCCCATCGAGATTCAGCCGGCGGGCGAAGACACGGCCCGCAACGGGTGTCTTCCATATTGCGGTCCGTACGATCCTGCCGCGCCATTGCACGTCGCGAGGCAACCCGACGTTAACCGAAACTACGGTGCCCATGCTAAGCTCCTTTCCGGCTACGCAACCAGTGACGCGGCGCCTTCCGCGGCCGGGTAGATCGTAAACAAGCCATCGGAATCCGTCTATTCCTTGATCGCTGACCAGCTCCCGGCATTGCGCCGGAATTGCTCGCAGTAGCCTCGTGAGCCCTTCGAGAACGTCTGCCAAGAACTTCTCACCGCTGGACGGAGGGATGTCCGAAAGGCTCGCTGCACGTTCGCGGGGGTTAAGCTCCTGCGGCCTATTTTACATCTGAGCTTTTGTTCCCAATTTCGTGTGCCTTCAGGCGCGCGATCCGCAAAGCGCAATAATCCGGAAACCATTCGACATCTCGGTCGTGCCCGCTAACGAATTGGAAAATTGTCCGCGCCACATTCGGCCGGGGATCAACGGACGGGGAATGATCATGAGTGGGAAAGCCGTGCTGGAAAACGTGCGCAGGTACCGTGCAATTGCTTCGCTCTATCGCCAAACCGCGGCGTTTCGTCCGCTCCAAAGCCATTCTCTTTTAGGGCAGGCAGAGCGATGGGAGCAGTTGGCGATCTTCGAGCTTGAGTCCTATTTTTCGATGGGTAGCAGGCCGAAACTGGTCCAAGAGAGATGGGACGGGATGGCTGTCGCGGCGTAGGCCGAAAGGATCAGTGCAGAAACCCGGTCGCCGCCGATGGAATTTGATCCACGGGTTGCGTTTCAACCAGGTGCCGGGAGGCTGCGGTAGATGCAAGAATGAGAGCCTGTTCAAGTCGAGTTACCGATATCCTGCAGCCTGCAGTTCAAAGAGTTCTGAATAGCGACCAGACTGTGCCAATAGCTCGTCATGGGTGCCAGCTGCTTCGATGCGGCCCTCGGCGAGAACAAGAATGCGATCAGCCATACGCACGCTGGAAAAGCGGTGAGAGATCAGGATGGCTGATTTTCCGGAACTGAGTTCCTTGAAACGCTGAAATACTTCAAATTCGGAACGGGCGTCCAATGCAGCAGTCGGCTCGTCAAGGATCAACACTGCGGCTTCGCGCATATAGGCGCGTGCGATGGCAATCTTCTGCCATTCTCCGCCGGACAACTCCACGCCGTCCTTGAACCGTTTGCCGATCATCTGTTGATAGCCGCCCGGCAACCTGGCAATCACTTCGTCGGCCTGACTGCGCCTGGCTGCGCGCTCTATGCGAGTCTGATTATCGCGCGCTTCTATCTTTCCAACCGCGATATTATCGCCGGCGCTCAGATTGTAGCGGACAAAATCCTGGAAAATGACGCCCATGCTTCCA is part of the Bradyrhizobium canariense genome and encodes:
- a CDS encoding MOSC and FAD-binding oxidoreductase domain-containing protein, with the translated sequence MGTVVSVNVGLPRDVQWRGRIVRTAIWKTPVAGRVFARRLNLDGDGQADLSGHGGEQRALMVYQMDSYRYWERVLGRSDFVHGQFGENLTVEGLSDSEVCIGDRYRIGGAVFEISQPRVTCYRLGIRMDHPQMPAMVVAHRRPGFYFRVIQEGSIGAGDTIEKLVTGPERMTVAEIDALLYTSDHPVADLHRAMKIAALSPGWRWSINALLDAAEKGGVGNAGLAPSTASEPLWQGFRSLEVTALKRESDDVRSIEFASSDGTALPAPLPGQHLVVKLVIDGRKVLRNYSLIGGAPGRFRIAVKREPRGIASTFIHDRLRTADKIDVSAPRGTFVMADGTAPVVFVSGGIGITPVLAMLRSMESSPDRSVFWFHVARDASHHPFANEVRELLAKLPHGNGCVAYSRPADDLRLGIDYDVKGRLGVDVLQTHGVPSTAEFYLCGPAGFMQDIGAGLKRWGVAPKQIHSEAFNAGPTSADTRAVPPHLPATRGSGPKVNFTRSGITAQWDLSYGSLLELAEACSVPVRWSCRTGVCHNCESGLIEGRLRYQPEPIDPPPEGRALICCAMPLSEVSLDL
- a CDS encoding DUF2798 domain-containing protein, translating into MSRPPRRYAHFLFAAIQSALTSLIAAAIASFNLIWAGGFLGHWLRSWAVAWIIMLPVVIAAAPAILRLSNLMTRPDAASRG